From the Leptolyngbya sp. O-77 genome, one window contains:
- a CDS encoding LysR family transcriptional regulator, with product MRLEQLKAFLAVAETGSFQQAALRCGVTQSTVSRQIQSLEADLGMSLFHRSTQAKLTVAGDRLLPRVRKICQEWANATQELGELRAGKQPELCVAAIHSLCAYSLPPVLQQFCQDYPEVQLRVTALGSDRALKVLRDGLVDLAIVMNNRFVASSPEMVVEVLYDEPIKLLMAADHPLASYDAVPWADLARYPQVVFKDGYGMQRIVQEQFTRRGTPLRAALELNTPDAFRGVVRQGEMLALLPESALVEAYDDPALAIRPVATDTNSAVTDPPLTRQVVMVTTSDRLQIPPIRHFYNLILSQLPQRIRQQPLATTAP from the coding sequence ATGCGCCTGGAGCAGTTGAAGGCATTTTTGGCAGTGGCGGAAACGGGCAGTTTTCAGCAGGCGGCGCTGCGCTGTGGCGTGACGCAATCGACAGTGAGCCGCCAGATCCAGTCTCTGGAAGCCGATTTGGGAATGTCTCTGTTCCATCGCAGCACCCAGGCCAAGCTGACGGTGGCGGGCGATCGCCTGTTGCCCCGGGTTCGCAAAATCTGCCAGGAATGGGCAAACGCTACCCAGGAACTCGGAGAACTGCGGGCGGGCAAACAGCCCGAACTCTGCGTAGCGGCGATTCACTCCCTCTGCGCCTATTCGCTGCCGCCTGTCTTGCAACAGTTTTGCCAGGATTATCCAGAGGTGCAACTGCGGGTAACGGCGCTGGGGAGCGATCGCGCTTTGAAGGTGCTACGCGACGGACTGGTGGATCTGGCGATCGTGATGAACAACCGCTTTGTGGCGAGTAGTCCAGAAATGGTGGTGGAAGTGCTGTACGACGAGCCGATCAAGCTGCTGATGGCGGCAGATCACCCACTGGCAAGCTACGACGCGGTGCCCTGGGCAGACCTGGCCCGCTATCCACAGGTGGTGTTCAAAGACGGCTACGGAATGCAGCGTATCGTGCAGGAGCAGTTTACCCGCCGGGGAACGCCGCTGCGAGCCGCGCTGGAGCTAAACACGCCCGATGCCTTTCGCGGCGTGGTGCGTCAGGGCGAGATGCTGGCGCTCTTGCCAGAATCGGCGCTGGTCGAGGCTTACGACGATCCGGCGCTGGCGATTCGCCCGGTTGCCACGGACACCAATTCTGCCGTGACCGATCCGCCGCTGACGCGCCAGGTGGTGATGGTGACAACGAGCGATCGCCTGCAAATTCCTCCAATCCGCCATTTCTACAACCTGATTCTGTCCCAACTGCCGCAGCGCATCCGCCAGCAGCCCCTCGCCACCACAGCCCCCTAA
- a CDS encoding anthranilate phosphoribosyltransferase family protein — translation MSHAFRALLRKVGSGPHTSQNLTREEAAAATRMMLLQEATPAQIGAFMIAHRIKRPTGVELAGMLDAYDELGPKLQSIGDRPVFILNAPYDGRDRTLPLSLVTALILIAAGQPVIQHGGDIMPTKEGVPLVTLWAGLGVDWSRLSLSQVQSILESTGMGFVYMPIHFPLAQALVEYRDQIGKRPPFATLELIWSPYAGPGHVVVGFVHPPTEGMAQAAFALRGTSLYTTVKGLEGSCDLPRERTAIIGFSTASPDTLERLHLHPYDYGMGGKNVPLLSPAAAVEEMLQVLQGKPSELRESVLWNAGFYLWRCGKAATLTEAIALAGQLLDQGSAWQALTHLRQATSAPCPV, via the coding sequence ATGAGCCATGCTTTTAGAGCGCTGCTGCGAAAGGTCGGCAGCGGCCCCCACACCAGCCAAAACCTGACCCGCGAGGAAGCTGCCGCTGCCACGCGCATGATGCTGCTGCAAGAGGCAACACCTGCTCAGATCGGTGCGTTCATGATTGCTCACCGCATCAAGCGCCCTACGGGAGTTGAACTGGCAGGAATGCTGGATGCCTATGATGAGTTGGGTCCAAAGCTGCAATCGATTGGCGATCGCCCTGTTTTCATCCTCAATGCCCCCTACGACGGACGCGATCGCACGCTGCCGCTGAGCCTGGTCACGGCTTTGATTCTGATAGCAGCGGGTCAGCCCGTGATTCAGCACGGCGGCGACATCATGCCCACCAAAGAAGGCGTGCCCCTGGTAACACTGTGGGCGGGGCTGGGCGTAGACTGGTCGCGTCTTTCCCTCAGCCAGGTTCAAAGCATTTTGGAAAGCACAGGCATGGGCTTCGTCTACATGCCTATCCACTTTCCACTGGCACAAGCCCTAGTCGAATATCGTGACCAGATTGGCAAGCGCCCACCCTTTGCCACATTAGAGCTAATCTGGTCGCCCTATGCTGGGCCAGGGCACGTTGTCGTCGGCTTTGTGCATCCCCCCACCGAAGGCATGGCTCAGGCAGCCTTTGCGCTGCGCGGCACATCGCTCTACACCACGGTCAAGGGGCTGGAAGGAAGCTGCGACCTACCGCGAGAGCGCACCGCCATCATCGGATTCAGCACTGCGTCGCCAGACACGCTGGAGCGGCTGCACCTGCACCCCTACGACTACGGCATGGGCGGCAAAAACGTGCCGCTGCTTAGCCCTGCCGCTGCTGTTGAAGAGATGCTCCAGGTGTTGCAGGGCAAGCCATCTGAACTGCGCGAGTCGGTGCTGTGGAACGCAGGCTTTTATCTGTGGCGCTGCGGTAAAGCCGCAACTCTGACAGAGGCGATCGCCCTTGCAGGACAACTGCTCGACCAAGGTTCTGCATGGCAAGCCCTCACCCACCTGCGACAAGCCACCAGCGCCCCCTGCCCCGTTTAG
- a CDS encoding CU044_2847 family protein: MQPIQLEDGSILYVEATDNIQAIDAPTNGGGTGNGYPNEPSEEVSRTSKGWNRGNPNTQIAQSFQAIESTIKTYTQHTLNAFRGAAMADVKKVTLEFGVNVSGVGGVPYIATGTAGCNIKIVVECAFPERTTPEPQTQVSQLPREMPPSTRMSPAREANGVGNGGGHGGRPTPPPRPIS, encoded by the coding sequence TTGCAACCCATTCAGCTTGAAGACGGCAGCATTTTGTATGTCGAAGCGACAGACAATATCCAGGCAATTGATGCACCCACAAACGGTGGTGGAACTGGAAACGGATACCCCAATGAACCCTCTGAGGAGGTGTCTCGCACATCAAAAGGATGGAATCGAGGCAACCCCAATACTCAAATAGCGCAGAGCTTCCAAGCTATCGAAAGCACGATTAAGACCTATACGCAGCATACCCTCAACGCTTTTCGAGGGGCTGCAATGGCAGATGTGAAAAAGGTGACGCTGGAATTTGGGGTGAACGTCAGCGGTGTGGGGGGTGTGCCCTATATCGCCACAGGAACAGCCGGTTGCAACATCAAGATCGTGGTTGAGTGTGCTTTTCCCGAACGCACGACCCCGGAACCCCAGACTCAGGTATCCCAGTTGCCCAGAGAAATGCCCCCCTCAACCAGGATGTCCCCTGCTCGCGAAGCCAATGGAGTTGGTAACGGAGGGGGACACGGAGGTAGACCCACGCCACCGCCGCGCCCGATTTCCTAA
- a CDS encoding DUF4278 domain-containing protein, producing the protein MQLTYRFASYEYNPEKLEGSVASMPGERMYRGIKVQTAIHAATSQKHGVHNLKYRGVTYEQ; encoded by the coding sequence ATGCAACTTACCTATCGCTTTGCCAGCTACGAATACAATCCCGAAAAACTCGAAGGCTCTGTAGCATCTATGCCTGGTGAAAGAATGTATCGCGGCATCAAAGTCCAGACTGCTATCCACGCCGCAACATCGCAGAAGCATGGTGTCCATAACCTGAAGTATCGTGGTGTCACCTACGAGCAGTAA
- a CDS encoding DUF4278 domain-containing protein — translation MQLTYRSVNYAYTAAQLEASRQANLESMDLTYRGAKVHPADPSATRSPGFPLKYRGVAYGS, via the coding sequence ATGCAACTCACTTACCGCTCCGTCAACTATGCCTACACCGCTGCCCAGCTAGAGGCATCCCGCCAAGCCAACCTGGAATCAATGGATCTGACCTATCGCGGCGCAAAGGTTCACCCGGCAGATCCCTCCGCCACACGCTCGCCTGGATTCCCCTTGAAATATCGCGGTGTCGCTTACGGCAGCTAG
- a CDS encoding DUF4278 domain-containing protein, which produces MRLTYRGHDYEQEPVPPMQMRDSGSVGLYRGRELHFSYPRHVPVPQPVNRLQYRGVAYQTTETGEVNSMGRVVRLAAHAQAHHAIAHAHARLIDQQELAKVHRQYLMERLQRRLEVARAKGDDTLIRQLEQEQHQLV; this is translated from the coding sequence ATGAGATTAACGTATCGGGGTCACGACTACGAGCAGGAGCCTGTCCCTCCTATGCAGATGCGAGACTCTGGCTCCGTCGGCCTCTACCGTGGACGGGAGCTTCACTTTAGCTATCCCCGTCATGTGCCTGTGCCCCAACCCGTCAATCGGTTGCAGTATCGTGGCGTAGCCTATCAAACAACCGAGACGGGCGAAGTGAATTCGATGGGGCGGGTGGTGCGTCTGGCTGCCCATGCTCAGGCACACCACGCGATCGCCCATGCTCACGCCCGCCTGATCGATCAGCAAGAATTGGCAAAGGTTCATCGCCAATACCTGATGGAGCGGTTGCAGCGTCGTCTGGAAGTGGCGCGGGCTAAGGGGGACGACACGTTAATTCGCCAGCTTGAGCAAGAGCAGCATCAGTTGGTGTAG
- a CDS encoding DEAD/DEAH box helicase, protein MARTPTLKFDRGTLILHPPPKGKAWVDFATWDDRVERFRVPAMQYRPLVERLRAEGTAFDDEAKAFEPIALNVAFERQPYPHQQEALSAWQAAGRRGVVVLPTAAGKTYLAQMAMQATPRSTLITVPTLDLMHQWYAHLLAAFPDAEVGLLGGGSRDRTSVLVATYDSAAIHAESLGNRYGLLICDECHHLPSDFNRVIAEYAIAPYRLGLTATPDRSDGRHADLDTLLGPVVYRRTAEELSGHALAHHEIVQVKVKLSQQERDRYTALIATRNAFLERHKVFLGSLSGWQQFVRLSAQSQAGRRAMLAHREARAIALGTEGKLRVLADLLAQHYPDRTIVFTNDNATVYRISKEFLIPSLTHQTPVKERHDILQKFREGTYQTLAVSHVLNEGVDVPDARVAIILSGTGSSREYIQRLGRVLRRGDGDKQAILYEVVAEETTEEGVSRRRRAQTGQGRSPQLELLPPASPPVSPYEKFLQPTRKAAEPSGLYQAEPQPDPDDDVW, encoded by the coding sequence ATGGCCCGCACGCCAACCCTCAAGTTTGACCGGGGTACTTTGATTTTGCATCCGCCGCCCAAGGGCAAGGCCTGGGTGGATTTCGCGACTTGGGATGACCGGGTGGAGCGGTTTCGGGTGCCTGCGATGCAGTATCGTCCTTTGGTGGAGCGGCTGCGGGCAGAGGGCACGGCGTTTGACGATGAGGCAAAAGCGTTTGAGCCGATCGCCCTGAATGTGGCCTTTGAGCGGCAGCCCTATCCGCACCAGCAGGAGGCACTGTCCGCGTGGCAGGCGGCGGGGCGGCGGGGGGTGGTGGTGCTGCCGACGGCGGCGGGCAAGACCTATCTGGCGCAGATGGCGATGCAGGCAACGCCCCGCAGCACGCTGATTACCGTGCCGACGCTGGACTTGATGCACCAGTGGTATGCTCATTTGCTGGCGGCGTTTCCCGATGCGGAGGTGGGGCTGCTGGGTGGCGGGTCGCGCGATCGCACATCTGTCTTGGTTGCCACCTATGACAGCGCGGCGATTCATGCAGAGTCTCTGGGCAATCGCTATGGACTGCTGATTTGCGATGAGTGTCACCATTTGCCGAGCGACTTTAACCGGGTGATTGCCGAATATGCGATCGCCCCTTACCGCCTAGGGCTGACTGCCACGCCCGACCGCAGCGACGGCCGCCACGCTGATTTGGACACGCTGCTGGGGCCGGTGGTCTATCGCCGCACGGCAGAGGAGCTTTCGGGGCACGCGCTGGCGCATCATGAAATTGTGCAGGTGAAGGTCAAGCTGTCGCAGCAGGAGCGCGATCGCTACACGGCGCTGATTGCAACCCGCAATGCATTTCTGGAGCGGCACAAAGTGTTTTTGGGCAGCCTGTCGGGCTGGCAGCAGTTTGTGCGGCTGAGCGCCCAATCGCAGGCGGGACGGCGGGCCATGCTGGCGCATCGGGAAGCGAGGGCGATCGCCCTGGGCACCGAAGGTAAGCTGCGGGTTCTGGCAGATTTACTGGCCCAGCACTACCCCGATCGCACGATCGTCTTCACCAACGACAACGCCACGGTTTACCGCATTTCCAAGGAGTTCCTGATTCCATCGCTGACCCACCAAACGCCCGTCAAAGAACGCCACGACATTTTGCAAAAGTTCCGCGAGGGCACTTATCAAACACTGGCCGTGTCCCATGTGCTAAATGAAGGCGTGGATGTGCCCGATGCTCGCGTGGCGATTATCCTGTCGGGTACGGGTTCCAGCCGGGAATATATTCAGCGGCTAGGGCGGGTGCTGCGCCGGGGCGACGGCGACAAGCAGGCAATTCTTTACGAAGTGGTGGCAGAGGAAACGACAGAAGAGGGCGTATCGCGTCGCCGCCGCGCCCAAACGGGTCAGGGGCGATCGCCCCAGTTGGAGCTATTGCCCCCAGCGTCGCCGCCAGTCTCACCCTACGAAAAGTTTCTCCAGCCCACGCGCAAAGCCGCAGAGCCGTCGGGTTTATATCAAGCTGAGCCTCAGCCTGATCCAGACGACGATGTGTGGTAG
- the tpiA gene encoding triose-phosphate isomerase — MRKKVIAGNWKMYKTQAEAQEFLQGFLRHLTETPDDREVVLCVPYTDLWLLSKNLHGSRIRLGAQNIHWAAEGAYTGEISGPMLAEAGVRYVVVGHSERRQYFGETDDTVNLRLKAAQEFGITPILCVGETKQQRSTGQTEPFIFNQLENDLVDVDQSNLVIAYEPIWAIGTGDTCEPDEANRVIGLIREQIDNPDVPIQYGGSVKPDNIDAIMAQPEIDGVLVGGASLTPDSFGRIVNFGL; from the coding sequence GTGCGAAAAAAGGTTATTGCTGGCAACTGGAAAATGTATAAAACTCAGGCAGAAGCGCAAGAGTTTCTGCAAGGGTTTTTGAGGCATCTGACGGAAACACCCGACGATCGGGAGGTCGTGCTTTGCGTCCCTTATACCGATCTTTGGCTCTTGTCCAAAAACCTGCACGGGAGTCGGATTCGCCTTGGAGCGCAAAATATTCATTGGGCTGCCGAAGGCGCTTACACGGGTGAAATCTCTGGGCCAATGCTGGCAGAAGCAGGTGTTCGCTATGTCGTCGTTGGACACAGCGAACGGCGGCAGTATTTTGGCGAAACAGACGACACGGTGAACCTGCGCCTGAAAGCCGCCCAGGAGTTTGGCATTACGCCGATTCTGTGTGTGGGGGAAACCAAGCAGCAGCGGTCTACGGGGCAAACCGAGCCGTTTATTTTTAACCAGCTTGAGAATGATCTGGTGGATGTGGATCAGTCCAACTTGGTGATTGCCTACGAGCCGATTTGGGCCATTGGCACGGGTGACACCTGCGAACCCGACGAAGCGAACCGCGTGATTGGGCTAATCCGTGAGCAAATCGATAACCCCGACGTGCCGATTCAGTACGGCGGCTCGGTCAAGCCAGACAATATTGATGCCATCATGGCTCAGCCAGAAATTGACGGCGTTCTGGTGGGTGGGGCTAGCCTGACACCCGACAGCTTTGGGCGCATTGTGAATTTTGGGCTGTGA
- a CDS encoding PEP-CTERM sorting domain-containing protein: MKLKAFKTFLCTAATLGVLALTGSQAQAFQVGGWNYTIDSFNDGTEWDAQNRRLVVGQNSDFEFFGMAFRVLEDRVVFAINSNLSLNGYDLNGARNNKISYGDLVLNFTNTASFNAAQSNLFAIRFDSTNDTNVRVVTETQTVDSRGRVRTTRTTQISPLGLYGGVTTTSLTSVNSGFSSHQQHATEVAKVGGSASLGDLAANNSYFGYNTAAQTNMKSGTYLGGINMLAAADLRGLGLNFGQFNATGNHTFGFSVDRSLLPVGDFIASLFAECGNDGIVMAGSTAVPEPTTMAGTAIAAGLMYARRRRKKQEA; this comes from the coding sequence ATGAAACTGAAAGCGTTTAAAACATTCCTCTGCACTGCGGCAACGCTTGGCGTTTTGGCCCTCACCGGGTCGCAGGCCCAAGCCTTTCAGGTGGGGGGATGGAATTACACGATTGACTCATTCAACGATGGCACCGAGTGGGATGCCCAAAACAGGCGCTTAGTCGTTGGGCAAAACAGCGATTTCGAGTTCTTTGGCATGGCGTTTCGGGTTCTAGAAGATCGCGTGGTCTTTGCCATCAACTCGAACCTGTCTCTCAATGGTTACGACCTCAACGGCGCACGGAACAACAAGATCAGCTACGGCGATCTGGTGCTGAACTTCACCAACACCGCAAGCTTCAATGCTGCCCAGAGCAACCTGTTTGCAATTCGGTTTGACAGCACCAACGACACGAACGTGAGAGTGGTAACCGAAACCCAAACCGTGGACAGCAGAGGCCGGGTCAGAACAACGAGAACCACACAAATCAGCCCTCTGGGCCTGTACGGTGGCGTGACCACGACTAGCCTGACCAGCGTTAACTCTGGCTTTAGCAGCCACCAGCAACACGCAACCGAAGTGGCGAAGGTGGGCGGCTCTGCTTCCCTGGGCGACCTGGCCGCAAACAACTCCTACTTTGGCTACAATACTGCCGCTCAAACCAACATGAAGTCTGGCACCTACCTGGGTGGCATCAACATGCTGGCGGCGGCTGACCTGAGAGGGTTGGGGCTAAACTTTGGCCAGTTCAATGCAACGGGTAACCACACCTTCGGGTTCAGCGTTGATCGGAGCCTGCTACCCGTGGGCGACTTCATCGCAAGCCTGTTTGCCGAGTGTGGCAACGACGGCATCGTGATGGCAGGGTCTACCGCTGTGCCCGAACCGACGACGATGGCTGGAACGGCGATCGCCGCTGGGTTGATGTACGCTCGTCGCCGCCGCAAAAAGCAAGAAGCCTAA
- a CDS encoding Hsp20/alpha crystallin family protein, whose protein sequence is MALVHWVPFRELETLQRDMNGLLDVFNLEGDRKAGIRTVPAIELQETPDALVLKAEIPGVDSKDLDIQVTADAVAIKGERKSETHTEENGIKRSEFRYGSFSRIVPLPSRIQNDKVSAEYKDGILHLTLPKVEAEKNKVVKVTLG, encoded by the coding sequence ATGGCATTAGTTCATTGGGTTCCTTTCCGTGAATTAGAAACCCTGCAAAGAGACATGAACGGACTGCTGGATGTGTTTAATCTGGAGGGCGATCGCAAAGCAGGAATCCGCACTGTGCCCGCAATCGAGCTACAAGAAACACCCGATGCGCTGGTACTAAAGGCCGAAATTCCGGGTGTAGATTCCAAAGATTTGGATATTCAGGTAACTGCGGATGCCGTTGCGATTAAAGGCGAACGCAAATCTGAAACCCATACCGAAGAAAACGGCATCAAGCGCTCTGAGTTCCGCTATGGCTCGTTTAGCCGCATTGTGCCCCTGCCCAGCCGCATCCAAAACGACAAGGTGTCTGCCGAGTATAAGGACGGCATTCTGCACCTAACCCTGCCCAAAGTAGAAGCCGAAAAAAACAAGGTCGTGAAAGTGACACTGGGATAA
- a CDS encoding DUF2808 domain-containing protein yields MKTSISIWAAAGLAIALPTALTLSSPLVATAVQLADGTVYFEQPPSLIDYGTTRTTTFAPNPTYYFTVTLPPNAGEPLQRVTIEQRDSSTFARRVDYRLDETYAFVGTQGERGDRLSLGSVAYDRDTQTLSVTFDPPLPPGTTATLALRPRRNPQLDGTYLFRVVAFPPEPDNGSTHGQFLGFGRLHFDRPEFFRWGDRWW; encoded by the coding sequence ATGAAAACGAGCATTTCGATCTGGGCTGCGGCGGGATTGGCGATCGCCCTCCCCACGGCACTCACCCTCTCTAGTCCACTGGTCGCAACGGCAGTGCAACTAGCAGACGGCACGGTATATTTTGAGCAGCCGCCCAGCCTGATCGACTATGGGACGACCCGCACAACGACCTTTGCGCCAAATCCAACTTACTACTTTACTGTGACGCTGCCGCCCAACGCGGGCGAACCGCTGCAACGAGTCACAATTGAGCAGCGGGACAGCAGCACCTTTGCCCGCCGCGTAGATTATCGGCTGGATGAAACCTATGCATTTGTGGGAACGCAGGGAGAGCGGGGCGATCGCCTCTCCTTGGGTTCTGTCGCCTATGACCGCGACACCCAAACCCTCTCTGTCACCTTTGACCCGCCTCTACCGCCAGGAACCACCGCCACCCTTGCCCTGCGCCCCAGACGCAATCCCCAGCTTGACGGAACTTATTTATTCCGCGTAGTTGCTTTTCCGCCAGAACCAGACAACGGCAGCACCCACGGCCAGTTTCTCGGCTTTGGTCGGCTCCACTTTGATCGCCCAGAGTTTTTCCGCTGGGGCGATCGCTGGTGGTAG
- a CDS encoding arsenosugar biosynthesis-associated peroxidase-like protein, with amino-acid sequence MSDYYQAEHLPNFGQVAEGSPELAKKFFDYYGAVFADGALSAREKALIALAVAHAVQCPYCIDAYSKESLQQGADLEQMTEALHVATAIRGGASLVHGMQMLDHVKQLTM; translated from the coding sequence ATGAGTGATTACTATCAAGCCGAACATTTGCCCAATTTTGGTCAGGTGGCAGAGGGTAGCCCTGAGCTAGCGAAAAAGTTTTTTGACTATTACGGCGCAGTATTTGCAGATGGGGCGCTATCGGCGCGGGAAAAGGCGCTGATTGCGCTGGCGGTGGCCCATGCGGTGCAATGCCCCTACTGCATTGATGCCTACAGCAAAGAAAGCCTCCAGCAGGGCGCAGATCTGGAACAGATGACCGAGGCGCTGCATGTAGCGACAGCAATCCGAGGCGGCGCATCGCTCGTACATGGAATGCAGATGCTTGACCACGTAAAGCAGTTGACCATGTAG
- a CDS encoding TVP38/TMEM64 family protein: MLYWLLAMLGLSLFALAIATQHVNLPVLLPNLLLWVKNLGTTGILAFIVIYNLATLLFIPASLLTLGGGALYGILWGTVYVLLASTLGAVFAFLIGRYVARGWICQWIQAHPQFKAIDAAIAQEGLKIVFLTRLSPVFPFNLLNYLFGITCVSLKDYVIGSLGMIPGTFLYVYFGSLIGDVAALHMPIDMPETVSFPMQMLHWAVKLLGLLATIGVTVQMTRIARRSLSQSLDSNPSNLHSPASRESSHDSIH; encoded by the coding sequence ATGCTGTATTGGCTGCTGGCGATGCTGGGGCTGAGTTTGTTTGCGCTGGCGATCGCCACTCAGCACGTCAACCTCCCGGTTCTGCTGCCCAACCTTTTGCTATGGGTTAAAAACCTCGGAACTACAGGCATTCTCGCCTTTATCGTGATTTATAATCTGGCGACGCTGCTGTTCATTCCAGCATCGCTGCTGACGCTGGGGGGCGGGGCGCTCTACGGCATCCTGTGGGGCACAGTGTATGTGCTGCTTGCCTCAACGCTGGGTGCGGTGTTTGCCTTTTTGATTGGGCGCTATGTGGCTAGGGGCTGGATCTGTCAGTGGATTCAGGCACATCCCCAGTTCAAAGCAATCGATGCGGCGATCGCCCAAGAAGGGCTGAAGATTGTGTTTTTAACGCGCCTCTCGCCTGTGTTTCCGTTTAACTTGCTGAATTATTTGTTCGGAATTACCTGTGTCTCTCTCAAGGATTACGTGATTGGTTCCCTGGGGATGATTCCAGGAACCTTCCTGTATGTTTATTTTGGATCGTTGATTGGTGATGTTGCAGCGCTGCATATGCCGATCGATATGCCCGAAACCGTCAGCTTCCCTATGCAAATGCTCCATTGGGCAGTCAAGCTTTTGGGGTTACTGGCGACAATCGGAGTCACCGTTCAAATGACTCGTATTGCTCGGCGATCGCTCAGCCAAAGCCTGGACTCCAACCCGTCCAACCTTCACAGTCCTGCCTCCAGAGAATCTAGCCATGACTCCATTCATTAG
- a CDS encoding mercuric reductase: MTPFISQEPALQPLDEYNQSLLSYVHPPDWVNPTPAPMYDLVVIGAGTAGLVVAAGAAGLGLGLKVALIERSLMGGDCLNVGCVPSKCIIRSSRAAADIRDAMSFGVRPPEQVDVDFAAVMRRMRKIRAGISHHDSAERFRKIGIDVFLGSAEFVNEGAIAVNGAQLRFKKAVIATGARAVRPKVPGLEEAGYLTNETVFSLTERPNRLAVIGGGPIGCELAQAFHRLGSQVTILHKNSHLLDREDADAAEIVQQQFLQENINLVLGCRLEQVEQTSAGKVIQYSQNGAVHKVVVDEILVGAGRAPNVEGLNLEGVGVKYDPRKGVQVNDYLQTTNPRIYAAGDICMDWKFTHAADAAARIVIKNTLFAPFGLGRSKLSSLVMPWVTYTDPEIAHVGLYEQEAQARGFDTNTIKIPFSSVDRALADGETEGFVKIMHKRGSDQILGATIVARHAGEMISEVTLAIATKQGLSALSGVIHPYPTQAEGIKKAADAYRRTLLTPRTQTFLKLLTKFS, encoded by the coding sequence ATGACTCCATTCATTAGCCAGGAACCCGCGCTTCAGCCGCTGGATGAATATAATCAGTCGCTCCTGTCCTACGTTCATCCGCCCGACTGGGTAAACCCAACGCCCGCTCCCATGTATGACTTGGTGGTGATTGGCGCGGGAACGGCAGGGCTAGTGGTGGCCGCAGGGGCCGCAGGGCTTGGCCTAGGGCTGAAGGTGGCGCTGATCGAGCGCAGCCTGATGGGGGGAGATTGTTTGAATGTGGGCTGTGTTCCGTCGAAGTGCATTATCCGTTCTTCGCGGGCGGCGGCTGATATTCGCGATGCCATGTCCTTTGGCGTTCGTCCGCCTGAGCAGGTTGATGTAGATTTTGCAGCCGTGATGCGGCGAATGCGGAAGATTCGCGCAGGCATCAGCCATCACGACTCGGCGGAGCGCTTTCGCAAGATTGGCATCGACGTGTTTTTGGGAAGCGCAGAATTTGTGAATGAGGGGGCGATCGCCGTCAATGGCGCTCAGCTCCGGTTCAAAAAAGCCGTTATTGCGACTGGGGCGCGGGCCGTTCGTCCCAAAGTGCCGGGACTGGAGGAAGCAGGCTATCTGACAAATGAAACCGTGTTTTCGCTCACCGAGCGACCCAACCGACTGGCAGTAATCGGCGGCGGGCCGATTGGCTGTGAACTGGCGCAGGCGTTTCACCGACTGGGCAGCCAGGTGACCATTCTGCACAAGAATTCGCACCTGCTCGACCGCGAAGATGCGGATGCAGCAGAGATTGTGCAACAGCAGTTTCTTCAAGAAAATATCAATCTGGTGCTGGGTTGCAGACTGGAGCAAGTCGAGCAAACCAGCGCGGGTAAGGTGATCCAATACAGCCAAAACGGGGCAGTGCATAAGGTTGTGGTGGACGAGATCCTGGTGGGGGCGGGCCGTGCGCCCAACGTAGAAGGGCTAAACCTGGAAGGGGTAGGCGTGAAATATGACCCGCGCAAGGGCGTTCAGGTTAACGACTACTTGCAAACTACAAACCCGCGCATCTACGCTGCTGGCGACATCTGCATGGACTGGAAATTTACCCATGCCGCCGATGCTGCGGCCCGCATTGTCATTAAAAACACGCTGTTTGCTCCCTTTGGGCTGGGGCGCAGCAAGCTCAGCAGTTTGGTGATGCCCTGGGTCACTTACACTGATCCCGAAATTGCCCACGTTGGGTTGTATGAACAAGAAGCGCAGGCTAGGGGGTTTGATACAAACACCATCAAGATTCCCTTTTCTTCGGTCGATCGCGCTCTGGCGGACGGCGAGACGGAGGGCTTTGTGAAAATTATGCACAAGCGCGGGTCGGATCAAATTTTGGGGGCGACGATTGTGGCGCGTCATGCGGGGGAAATGATTAGTGAAGTGACGCTGGCGATCGCCACCAAGCAGGGACTCAGCGCCCTCTCCGGCGTGATTCATCCTTACCCCACGCAGGCTGAAGGCATCAAAAAAGCCGCCGATGCCTATCGCCGCACGTTGCTCACGCCCCGCACGCAGACATTCTTGAAACTGTTGACGAAGTTTAGCTAG